In one window of Vulpes vulpes isolate BD-2025 chromosome 1, VulVul3, whole genome shotgun sequence DNA:
- the LYPD5 gene encoding ly6/PLAUR domain-containing protein 5 isoform X2: MGAPRTILLCLFGTVFHLTASQAQQCYSFQHIYFGPFDLSGMKFHNVSCQHGCSEAVLSLDTGYRASVTLVQKGCWTGPPTGQTLFDDRALPPDYSVVRGCTTDLCNANLVTHDSIPNLSPAPNPPNLSGTECYACLGIHPEDCTPEKSRQVRCHQDQSVCFQGNGQMTVGNFSVPVYIRTCHRPSCTIKGTSSPWTNIDLQGSCCEGHLCNKDSVTQPFTSASATTPSQAPHIMALLLMVPLLVGTLGGPLVPLP, translated from the exons ATGGGAGCCCCCAGAACCATCCTGCTCTGTCTCTTTGGGACTGTGTTCCACCTAACAG CGTCCCAGGCCCAGCAATGCTACAGCTTTCAACACATCTACTTCGGGCCCTTTGACCTCAGCGGCATGAAATTCCACAATGTCTCCTGTCAGCACGGATGCTCTGAGGCTGTCCTGTCCCTGGACACTG GGTACCGCGCCTCAGTGACCCTGGTGCAGAAGGGCTGCTGGACCGGCCCGCCTACGGGCCAGACGCTGTTCGACGACCGCGCGCTGCCGCCTGACTACTCGGTGGTGCGCGGCTGCACGACTGACTTGTGCAACGCCAACCTCGTGACCCACGACTCCATCCCCAATCTGAGCCCCG CGCCCAACCCGCCAAATCTCAGCGGCACGGAATGCTACGCCTGCTTGGGGATCCACCCGGAGGACTGCACCCCAGAGAAGTCCCGACAAGTCCGCTGTCACCAGGACCAAAGCGTCTGCTTTCAGGGCAATGGCCAAATGACCGTCg gcAATTTCTCAGTCCCTGTGTACATCAGAACCTGCCACCGGCCCTCTTGTACCATCAAGGGCACCTCCAGCCCCTGGACAAACATCGACCTCCAGGGCTCCTGCTGTGAGGGGCACCTCTGCAACAAGGACTCGGTGACCCAGCCCTTCACCTCTGCCTCAGCCACCACCCCTTCCCAGGCGCCCCACATCATGGCCCTGCTCCTCATGGTCCCCCTGCTGGTTGGCACTCTGGGAGGACCCCTTGTGCCTCTCCCTTAA
- the LYPD5 gene encoding ly6/PLAUR domain-containing protein 5 isoform X1, whose protein sequence is MVVVFDEWFSRKAEEHILDSREASQAQQCYSFQHIYFGPFDLSGMKFHNVSCQHGCSEAVLSLDTGYRASVTLVQKGCWTGPPTGQTLFDDRALPPDYSVVRGCTTDLCNANLVTHDSIPNLSPAPNPPNLSGTECYACLGIHPEDCTPEKSRQVRCHQDQSVCFQGNGQMTVGNFSVPVYIRTCHRPSCTIKGTSSPWTNIDLQGSCCEGHLCNKDSVTQPFTSASATTPSQAPHIMALLLMVPLLVGTLGGPLVPLP, encoded by the exons CGTCCCAGGCCCAGCAATGCTACAGCTTTCAACACATCTACTTCGGGCCCTTTGACCTCAGCGGCATGAAATTCCACAATGTCTCCTGTCAGCACGGATGCTCTGAGGCTGTCCTGTCCCTGGACACTG GGTACCGCGCCTCAGTGACCCTGGTGCAGAAGGGCTGCTGGACCGGCCCGCCTACGGGCCAGACGCTGTTCGACGACCGCGCGCTGCCGCCTGACTACTCGGTGGTGCGCGGCTGCACGACTGACTTGTGCAACGCCAACCTCGTGACCCACGACTCCATCCCCAATCTGAGCCCCG CGCCCAACCCGCCAAATCTCAGCGGCACGGAATGCTACGCCTGCTTGGGGATCCACCCGGAGGACTGCACCCCAGAGAAGTCCCGACAAGTCCGCTGTCACCAGGACCAAAGCGTCTGCTTTCAGGGCAATGGCCAAATGACCGTCg gcAATTTCTCAGTCCCTGTGTACATCAGAACCTGCCACCGGCCCTCTTGTACCATCAAGGGCACCTCCAGCCCCTGGACAAACATCGACCTCCAGGGCTCCTGCTGTGAGGGGCACCTCTGCAACAAGGACTCGGTGACCCAGCCCTTCACCTCTGCCTCAGCCACCACCCCTTCCCAGGCGCCCCACATCATGGCCCTGCTCCTCATGGTCCCCCTGCTGGTTGGCACTCTGGGAGGACCCCTTGTGCCTCTCCCTTAA